The DNA segment CCGCTTGTTTCAATTTCCGCCAAGATTTTCTTGGCCTCATCGATCGTAACCTCAGCCTTTTCCAGATAGGTCCAATCCCTAATTCCAAGTTTCTTGCAAACATTTTGAACTTCTTCAATTGAAACGTACTCTGGAAGCTTCATATAGTTTCACAACCCTACAGAAATAAACAGCGATGAAATAGGATTTATGCTTATCGACCTCAAGGTACATATAATCGTAGGATCATTTTCTCAGACTACGAGGCCTAAAACTTTTCTTCTTCTGGAAATCTTCCGTTGACGTCTATTTAATTAACCATTCGTCAAATGTATTAAAATTTTAATGTGTTAGGGTTTCTTGAATCGCGATTCCTATGAAATTTCGGGCGAATAGATTGGGGCATGGAACCCAACATCGCCATCGATTAGGTTGAAGAAAAGGTTATTATATTGGGGGTCTAAGGTTAAGCTCGGTGACCGGAATGGTTGAGGAGAAGCCCACAACCGCTTATATACTCTCCTTGATAGGGGGAGTCATGATCTTGGTAGGTGGCTTAAGCACAGTTGCCGTGATGGGAATGTGGCGGTGGGGCATGATGCATGGATGGAACCTCAGGTTTGCTCCAACAGTGATCGATAGATGGACTTTCATACCGATGATGTTCACCATCTTAGGTTTGTTCGGAGCGATCTGCGGCATCATAGTCATCGTGGGATCTCATATGCTTAAATCACGTCCTGAGGAGCATTTCAAATGGGGGACAATGATCCTTATATTCTCGGTGCTGAGCATCTTTGGAGGGGTGGGTGGTTTTGTAGTTGGGCTAATCCTAGGAGTTGTAGGGGGAGCATTGGCTATTTCTTGGAAGCCAAGGTAAACTCAACGGAACCTTCTCTAGGTTAGGAAGATTTCGCAACTAGACAAGCCTTGCGTAAAACTTAGAGCTTTGATTATGCGAATTCCCCTTAACGATTTACCTTCTTCCATCTTATCTCGGAAACATCCCCTCATCGTACCGGAAAGGCCGTTTCCTTGGCATACCAGGGTCCATAGTAGGCTCAGGCCATTTTAGTCGCAGGCATTTATCTAGTCATGGCAGGTCGGACAAAGATATATACGGTTCAAGGGCGACACGTTGTCGAGGGGCATAGGAGCGTGTAAGACAACCTCAGTGCTTAGGGTTCATCCTGCTGACACTGGAATGGCTGATCCATCGGCCAACTTTTATCACCGCGATTCTGTGGCCAAATCTAACGTTTTCATATTATGGATTGCTGTGAAGGAGGAGGATTAATATCCCATACTTGGTGAAGGTTACGAAAAATACGTTAGGAATGTACGGACGTTCATACCTAGAATAGGGGGTCAGCCCCTCTCTGCAGAGCCCCTAGGAGCACCGCATGAAGAAGTGCTCCTTCATGGAAGAGAATGTGTTATTTTAGACTAATTTCCACGTTGTTTGGGTTGCTATGAATATGAGCCTTATTGCGCAAACCTTTTAAAAAAACTCTATCAACTTTATAGTTGATGCCTATGGTTGAAATTAAGGAGAAATTGGAACCTTTTTTTAACCCGAGCTCCGTGGCAATAATAGGCGCTACTACTAGAACTGGGGCCGGCGCGTTCAACGTTATGGAGAACATGATACGGTTTGGCTACGAGGGCGAAATTTACCCAGTGAACCCGAGGTATGAGGAGGTTCTAGGAAGGAAGTGCTATAAGGACATTAAGGACGTCGATGGAAAGGTGGATCTTGCTTTAATAGCCATTCCTAGGCACATAGTCCCCGGCGTTGTGAAGGACTGCGCGACAAAGAGTATAAACTCGGTCATAATCGTGAGTCAAGGATTCGCGGAGGTTGGAGGGGAAGGCAAGAAGTTTCAAGATGAAATTGTAGAGACGGCGAAGAAAACTGGAATGAGAATATTGGGTCCGAACACTTTAGGAACCCATAACTTCTTCGACAACTTCACATCTTCGTTCATACCCCTTAAGAAGAGGGATTATGAGCCCATCGGCATCATCTGTCAGACCGGGCTCTTCTTCGCCGGGTTCCCCAGGTTTAGGTACGGAAAGGCCGTAGATGTGGGAGGATGCTGCGATATAGACCCAGTAGACATGGTCAGATATTACGCTGAGGATCCAAACATAAAGCAGATTTTCGTCCATATGGAAGGCCTTCGGCCGGGTCGAGGCAGAGACTTCCTCGAGGCCGCTAGGGAAGCGAAGGGTAGGGGAAAAGACCTCATCGTTATGAAGGTCGGGGAAACTGAAACTGGGAAAAAGGCGATAATATCCCATACCGGCTCACTAGCTGTAGAGGATAGGGTGTTCGAAGGAGCTTTACGGCAAGTTGAGGTTCCACGCGTTAGGGATTATACCGAGCTGCAAACAGTCAGCCACGCCTTACTTAAGCTTCCTAAGATGAGGGGGAACAGGTTAGCGATGCTGACGCATCATGGAGCCTCAGGCGTGATGGCGGTGGACGCAGCGGAAGAGTTTGGTTTAAAGTTCGCTGAACTGTCGGAGGAGACAAAGAAGGCTGTACAGGAGCTTTCACCAGCATGGCTTCCAATCGGAAACCCAATAGACATCTGGCCTGGGTTAATGGGGGGGCCTGAAAAGATGCATGAAACTGCCCTTAAAGCCGTCTTGGAGGATAAAAACGTGGACGGTGTACTCCTCTCCATTCATATAGCTGACTACAGCCCCTGGCCGATTGGAACCTACGGCCACATCGAAGCCCTCAGAAAGCTTGCTCCCCAGTACGATAAGCCAGTGATCGTGGTGCCAATAGGCACGGAGCAGGAGGGCACAAGAAGAGGTCTGGAGGAGGTTAAAAACGTGGCGGTGTTTGACAACATAAGGGACGCTTTTAAGGCGTTCTCAGCATTAGCGCCCCCTGAGGTTTAGGGTGAGGAGGATGAGGTCCAAGATTTTACAGGAGCTTTCAGCGAAGGGGGTAGAGCTCCTCAGCGAATATGAGGCTAGAATCATCCTTCAAGAATATGGCATCCCATGCCCCAAGGAGGTGATGGTCGATTACCGAGAGGGAGAGAAGGGCTCAGAGTACTTAAGAGAGCTCAAAAAGATTGAAGAATGGCCGGGGTATCCGCTGTTTTTCAAAGTGGTGTCCCGCGACATAAAGTCAGCTACAGACGCTAACGCGATAAGGAGGGCCACCTCGGATGTCGAGGCCGCCCCTCTAATAGACGCGATTATAAGCAACGCAAAAAAGTATAAAGAAGGCATAAAAATTGAGGGGATTCTGGCCAGCGAAGACGTTTCCACCCATGAAACCCGAGAGATGCTCATCGGGTCCACGGTTAACGAGCAGTTCGGCCACCTCATCTCCCTAGGATTCGGGGGCGTTTACGTAGAAGTTTACAGAGACGTGGAGTTTAGAGTAATCCCCATCAAGGAACTGGACGTCCACAACATGATCAAGCATTTAAGAGGAAGAGAGTTGCTTGGAGCGTTCAGAACGGCGAGACCTGTGGACTTGAGGTTGCTTGTTGACACCGTTCTTAAAGTTTCGAAGATGGTTGAGGAAAACCCTGAGATAGTTGAGCTAGACATAAATCCCTTGATCGTTGGCCCCGACCGAGCTGTAGCCGTGGACACGTTGATCAGGATGCGGGCGAAGTAGCGTGGAGCTTATACCCACATATTGCTACCAGTGCTATAATGGTCCAGACCCCATACTGGTAAAGGTGGAAGACGGTTTCGCCGTTGGAGTCGAGCCGAACTACGCCCTAGCCTCCAAACACCATTCTGGTGGGAGGGTTTGCTCAAACGCCTATGGATTGATTGAGAAACTATATAATCCGCACAGGGTGAAGACGCCTTTACTTAGAACGAATCCGAACAAGGGGGGAAATGAAGACCCTGGTTGGAAGGAGATAAGCTGGGGCGAAGCCCTAGACATCTTAGCAGACAGGTTTCGGAAGGTGAAGGAGAAGGGAGGCGTGGACGAGAACGGATACCCGAGGATGGCTCTGACCCTAGGGGCCGCGGGCACTCCTGAGGGCCACTTCGGCCTGTTACCAACCTTTTTATCAACGATGTTTAGGTGGGTGGGGCCTATGGACTTGACTATAGGAACCGGTCAAGGCGTAAAATGCTACCATTCAGAGCATGTATATGGTGAATTCTGGCATAGGGCCTTCATGGTTGTCGCCGATCTCCCCAGAACGAGATATTTAATCTCTTTTGGCCACAACGACGTTGGCTCCGACGGTGTCACCGCTTGGAGGTTGGCTCAGGCCAAGGAGGATGGGTTAAAAATCGTTAAGGTGGAGCCGCATCTTTCGGCCAGCGCGGCCTTCGCGGATAAGGTGGTTTTTATTAAGCCGAAAACGGATGCCATGTTCCTCTTCTCCATGATACATGTGATTCTTCATGAAAATAACTGGCGGGAAGTTTGCGACCTAGAGTTCCTAAAGAAAATTACGAATAGCCCCTATTTGATAGGACCTAACGGATACTACATAAGAGATGTGGAAACAAGAAAGCCATTAGTATGGGATCCCGGTGACGTAAGAGCGAAACGTCACGACGACCCCTCAATTAAGGACTACGCGTTGGAGGGAAAATTTGAGGTAGGGGGAGTGGAGGTAGGACCTAACGGAGAGGTTTGGGAGCATGAAACCGTTGAATGTAAGCCCAGCTTTCAACTGCTTATGGCTCATGTGAAGGAGTATACGCCTGAATACGCAGAGAAAGTATGCGAGATTCCTAAAGGCACTGTGAGGGATGTAACTAAAGAGTTCCTTGAAAACGCATGCGTAGGAATGATGGTGGAGGTGAACGGAGAGAAGCTTCCTTACAGGCCTGTCGCCATAGAGTTGGGAAAGACCGTCAATAACGGCCCCGGAGGATATGAAACCTGCTGGGCTCGAACGGTATTGCTTTCACTCGTCGGAGCGCTGGAAGTCCCAGGAGGAGCCATCGGCTCAGGAAGCAGGTTAAACCCTCCTTACGAGATGCGGTGGATGAGCGTAGAACCCGGCCCGGATGGCTTTATGCTTCAAAATCTAAATCCAACGGGCAAGGAGGAGTGGCCTCCAAAGGTGATGTTTAGAGGGCCCTTCACGGCGCTTTGCCCCATCATGGGATCCCGAGGATGGGCAAGCGGAATAGCCCCATTTACGCTGGCCTGGATGTTCATGGATGAGACCCCTGAGGGCTGGCCTAATCCATCACCTCCCGACATCTGGATCATATACCGGGCAAACCCGCTCAGAACCCAGTGGGACCCAGGCCTCATGGAAAGGGTGGTGAAGAAGTGCCCGTTCATAACCCACATCACCTACATCATAGATGAGACAAGCTGGTACGCCGACCTGGTCCTACCCGACCACACAGACTTGGAAGGATACCAACTAACTCCAATCTTCTCCAAGCATTGGTATAGCCTGTGGGATCACTACGGCTACATCCTAAAGCAACCGGTCGTGAAGCCCATTCACAACACGATGGACATGACGGACATCATAGTCGAGTTAATGGACAGGTTGGGACTGCTGGTAGAGTTTAACTCTCGGGTTAACAGGGGGTCCGGCACTGGGATCCCACTAGCCGGCGGAAACTACGATTTTAGGCTGAAGGAGGATGAAAAACACGGTTCAGAGGAGATCTGGGATAGAATA comes from the Candidatus Bathyarchaeia archaeon genome and includes:
- a CDS encoding CoA-binding protein yields the protein MPMVEIKEKLEPFFNPSSVAIIGATTRTGAGAFNVMENMIRFGYEGEIYPVNPRYEEVLGRKCYKDIKDVDGKVDLALIAIPRHIVPGVVKDCATKSINSVIIVSQGFAEVGGEGKKFQDEIVETAKKTGMRILGPNTLGTHNFFDNFTSSFIPLKKRDYEPIGIICQTGLFFAGFPRFRYGKAVDVGGCCDIDPVDMVRYYAEDPNIKQIFVHMEGLRPGRGRDFLEAAREAKGRGKDLIVMKVGETETGKKAIISHTGSLAVEDRVFEGALRQVEVPRVRDYTELQTVSHALLKLPKMRGNRLAMLTHHGASGVMAVDAAEEFGLKFAELSEETKKAVQELSPAWLPIGNPIDIWPGLMGGPEKMHETALKAVLEDKNVDGVLLSIHIADYSPWPIGTYGHIEALRKLAPQYDKPVIVVPIGTEQEGTRRGLEEVKNVAVFDNIRDAFKAFSALAPPEV
- a CDS encoding molybdopterin-dependent oxidoreductase, whose translation is MELIPTYCYQCYNGPDPILVKVEDGFAVGVEPNYALASKHHSGGRVCSNAYGLIEKLYNPHRVKTPLLRTNPNKGGNEDPGWKEISWGEALDILADRFRKVKEKGGVDENGYPRMALTLGAAGTPEGHFGLLPTFLSTMFRWVGPMDLTIGTGQGVKCYHSEHVYGEFWHRAFMVVADLPRTRYLISFGHNDVGSDGVTAWRLAQAKEDGLKIVKVEPHLSASAAFADKVVFIKPKTDAMFLFSMIHVILHENNWREVCDLEFLKKITNSPYLIGPNGYYIRDVETRKPLVWDPGDVRAKRHDDPSIKDYALEGKFEVGGVEVGPNGEVWEHETVECKPSFQLLMAHVKEYTPEYAEKVCEIPKGTVRDVTKEFLENACVGMMVEVNGEKLPYRPVAIELGKTVNNGPGGYETCWARTVLLSLVGALEVPGGAIGSGSRLNPPYEMRWMSVEPGPDGFMLQNLNPTGKEEWPPKVMFRGPFTALCPIMGSRGWASGIAPFTLAWMFMDETPEGWPNPSPPDIWIIYRANPLRTQWDPGLMERVVKKCPFITHITYIIDETSWYADLVLPDHTDLEGYQLTPIFSKHWYSLWDHYGYILKQPVVKPIHNTMDMTDIIVELMDRLGLLVEFNSRVNRGSGTGIPLAGGNYDFRLKEDEKHGSEEIWDRICKAATAMLSDGKETYGLDWFKKNSIYLKPYPKPEKYLYYVLKKKGLRFEVPYQESVKKVGAALKNRLHERGIKWWDRQLEEYQALPRAKDFSKLWDEYYLKIGVNPEDFDMWLIASRSPNLVWTGNVSNRRMLKAAARALDFGGVVINREAAGERGIEHGDAVIVESPFGKKKSRVIVREGQRPDVALLVGQLGQWVAPYAKDVPAPNVSDFVKLDLDILDAGGSSCDLTRVRIYKA
- a CDS encoding acetate--CoA ligase family protein gives rise to the protein MRSKILQELSAKGVELLSEYEARIILQEYGIPCPKEVMVDYREGEKGSEYLRELKKIEEWPGYPLFFKVVSRDIKSATDANAIRRATSDVEAAPLIDAIISNAKKYKEGIKIEGILASEDVSTHETREMLIGSTVNEQFGHLISLGFGGVYVEVYRDVEFRVIPIKELDVHNMIKHLRGRELLGAFRTARPVDLRLLVDTVLKVSKMVEENPEIVELDINPLIVGPDRAVAVDTLIRMRAK
- a CDS encoding DUF6114 domain-containing protein; this encodes MVEEKPTTAYILSLIGGVMILVGGLSTVAVMGMWRWGMMHGWNLRFAPTVIDRWTFIPMMFTILGLFGAICGIIVIVGSHMLKSRPEEHFKWGTMILIFSVLSIFGGVGGFVVGLILGVVGGALAISWKPR